Within the Rhizobium favelukesii genome, the region ACAGGTGCTAGTGGACTGCCTGCACCAACGCGTGCTCCGGCCCTGCTGGCGGCATGCAGCCGAGCGAGACCAAGGAGGCGCGAACGGCCTCGTCGACTGGCGTATTCGGCTCGCTGCCGAGCGCGCAGACCAATCGTTCATTCGACATCCGCAGCGGTTCTTGCCAGAGATAACGCATCTCCTTCAGCTCACGCATGAACGTGACGAACGGAGCGGCCAGCGGCACGATCCACCAAGGAAAGTCCTGCGTCCTTGTTGCCTTGCCGGCCACCCGCTTGATCGCAGCCACCATCTGGCAGCCATCGGCGTCCCAGAAGCCGTCCATGTGATAGACGGCAAACGATGGCAGGCGCTCAGCGCATTCGACGAGACGGACCATCGTTTCTGCAACATCAGGCAGATAGGCCCATTGATGCCCGACACCGCGCCGCGCCGGATTCTTGACGGCGTTCACCGGCTTTCCCGGTGTGACCATGCCCTGCGAGAACCAGCTGTTGGCGGCTCCCGGTCCGAAGAAATCGCCGGCGCGCACAATGATGACCGGTACGCCGCTGCGCGAGGCCACCTCCAGTCGCCGTTCCATTTCGACGCGGATCGCTCCCTTCACCGTCACAGGGTGTTGCGGGCTGTCTTCTCGAAGGACTGGAAATGCATCCGGTCCGAAATTATAGACGGTACCCGGCAGAACGATGCGCGCGCCGACCGAACGCGCGGCTGCGATGGTGTTGTCGAGCATGGGAAGGACGAGCTTGTCCCAATCGCGATAGCCCGGCGGATTGACTGCGTGGATAATAAGGCTGGCGCCTTGCGCCGCAGTCATGAGATCGTTGGCGTGCATCGCATCGCCTTGCACCCAATCGAAGTCGGGCGCTTTCGCGCGGGCCTTTGCGGCATCCCGGTTCAGCGCCCTCACCCGCCAACCGCGTGCGGCGAACTTCCGAGCGACCTCGCCTCCGATCCCGCCTGTTGCACCGAGCACCAAAGCAACCTGCCCATTGATTTCAGTCATGATGGTCTCCGTCATGTTCGACTGACCCGATCATGCCCGCATTTCTACATAAACAAAATTGACGAAATTCGTAGGGCCGATATACATAAATACATGAGCAGAGAACCCGACTGGCATTTCTACCGAACGCTGTTGGCCGTGCTGGACCACGGATCGCTTTCGGCGGCAGCGCGTGAATTGGGCCTGACGCAGCCGACGGTCGGGCGGCACATCGATGCGCTGGAGGACGCGATAGGCTCGCAGCTCTTCGTCCGCTCACCGAACGGTCTTTTGCCGACCGATGCAGCGCTTGAATTGAAGCCTTATGCCGAAACGCTCGCGTCGACATCCGCCGCCCTCATGCGAACGGCGTCGGGGCATCGCGAGCAAGTTGCCGGCACAGTCAGGATAAGTGCCAGCGAGGTCATCGGTGTCGAGGTTCTACCGCCGATCCTCGCACCGCTGATGGCGGCCCATCCCGAGCTCAATATCGAGCTCTCGGCGTCGGACGCCATCGAGGACCTTCTCAATCGGGAGGCAGATATCGCCGTACGGATGGCAGAGCCGGCGCAGGATCAGCTTCTTTTCCGGCGCATCGGAGAGATACCGCTCGGCTTTCACGCCCATCGACGCTACCTCGCCCAGCACGGCATGCCGCAGGAGATGGCCGACCTCGCAGGACACCGCCTTGTCGGCTTCGACCGACAGACAGCCTACATCCGGACCATGATGGCGCGCTTTCCAATGCCGGACGGCCTCCCCTTCGCTTTCAAGAGTGATAACCCGCTCGCGCAGATTTCGGCGATTCGCGCCGGCTTAGGGATTGGAATCTGCCAGACCGGCCTCGCAGCGCGGGAGCCGGATCTGCTGCCGGTCCTGCCGGAGCTTTTCCGGATACCTCTCGACACTTGGGTCGTCATGCACGAGGGGATCAAAACTGCACGCCGCTACCGCGTCACATTCGACGCACTGGTCGACGGCCTGATGAATTACGTGAAGGCAACGGCGCGCAAGCGCCCGGGCTGATCATCGTTTGGACGATAACCGTATGCTCATGCGCGAGGCGAGGCTTCGCTTGAATGGCTTTTCCAGGTGCCGTCGACCACCTCGGTTTCCGGCCGGTCTCCGCCTTCGGCATACTCCTCATGCCATTTACCCTTATCATCCTGCCAGCTGATCTCCGCGGAATCACCGCCAACCTGCTGTTCGGCCGCAACGATACGGGCTGCTTCGAGCGCTTCGGAGTGTGTCGGGAATGCTTCCGAATAGACATTGCCCAACCGGTAGGCCCAGCCCCCGTCGTGAGGAACGACCTCGTAGACCACCTTGACCATGCATCTCACTCCACTTCTTCTTGTTTCGCGCTCGAATACTGACCGGATTGCATCCAGTTCTGCGCGGGCCGCGTTGCAAGAGACGAGAGGGCGCCGCGATGTGCTTCCGGCTGACCGATGGGGTAGTATTCCATTAAATTCTCAAGACTGCAAACGCGCTCCCTCCCCGTGCTCGCTTGCCATGCAAAATCATCGCTTTAGACTTGCCCGATGATTCAAGATCGGAGCTTTCCGTGGATATCGTGTCGCGACTGAAAGACGAAATGCTCTTGGTATTGGCGATGGTGGTCGCGGCTGTCGCCTATGTGACGGAACATGCGGTTCTTGAGATGGGGCGCGGGATATCGCTCATCGCCGCAGCCCTCCTTGTCGCCACCATCGTCTTTGCCTCGGTTCGCGTCGCCCACCATGCGGAGGTGCTGGCAATCAAGGTCGGCGATCCCTACGGCACGATGATCCTGACGCTGTCGGCCGTTGCCGTGGAGGTGATCATCCTCGCCATCATGATGAGTGGCGAAAGCTCCCCCACGCTCGTTCGCGACACGATCTATGCGGCCCTGATGCTCGACATCAACGGCATCCTTGGCCTTGCCGCCCTACTCGGAGGCTTGAAGCACGGAGAGCAGCCATACAACGACAACTCGGGAAAGACCTATGGCGTTATGATCCTCACTGCGATGGGTATCTCGATGATCGTCCCTGAATTCGTGCCGGCGGATAAGTGGCACTTCTACTCCGCCTTCACCATCCTGGCGATGATCGCTCTTTACGGCCTCTTCCTGCGCATGCAGGTCGGCCAGCACAGCTACTTCTTCAGCTATGCCTACCCTCGCAACGAACGGAAGAAGACCGATCCAAAGGAGCACTCGAGCGAGGATTCCACGGCCGCCTCGATCGCCACGATCCTGATCGGCGTGGTCATCATCGGCCTCCTTGCGGAGTTCATGGCCACCTTCATGACGGAGGGCCTGCGGGACACCGGCGCTCCCGTTGCCCTGACCGCCATCGTCGTCGCAGCGATTTCCGCAGCGCCTGAAATCCTGACGGCGCTGCGTGCGGCGCTGCGCAACCGCATGCAGGCGACCGTCAATATCGCCATGGGCGCGTCGCTGTCGACTGTCATCCTCACGGTTCCGGTGATGGAGGCGATCGCCCTCTATAGCGGCCAGCCCTTGATCATGGCGATGACACCGGTCCAGACCGTGATGGTGGCGATCACCCTGGTTGCGGCGGCCATCAACCTCAACGACGGCGAAACCAATGCCATAGAAGGCATGACGCATTTCATCCTCTTCGCAACGTTCCTGATGCTGTCGGCATTGGGGCTTTGATTGTGTGAAATGTGTCCGATCGTTCTGTCGCTACGGCGAGCAGATCGCACCTTGCAATTCGTATGCGTGCACACCATGTCCATGGTATCGGCGGCATCTCAAACGGACGCTGCCCCCGTGCGGACGATCAGGAGCGTTCCAGCCCCACCAAAGCCAGCCCCAACAAAGGAGGACAGCATGTCTTCCGGCTCCAGCATAGAGTGCATTGTAACGTTCGCCCATCCGTTCGTTCTAAAGGCGCAGATGATTGCGTTGGAAGCCGGGCCTTATCGGCTGATCGTCGACGAGGAAGAGATCGAAGGCCTTCGATTTTCCGCCTTCAGGAGAACCAGGACCCATCTCGAAATACCGGCGATTGCAACGCGCATCGGCACCAGGCAGCGGCTGAGTGTGTCTTCGCAGGAAATCGAAACTGCCCTTCCCAAGGATGCCAGCACCGGTGAGTGATGCTGCCGGCAGACCGCGCGACGGCGATCTTGCCGACAACGCGATCCAACAGAAGAACAAGAGGCGCATTATGGCAATCGCATTTCCCAACCGCGCCAGAAGTTATGACGAAACCGCCAGGCGCATCCGCTTCCTCGGCCATGATGGTATGTTCGAGATTCGTTTCTCGATGGATATTGACGTGCTGACGAAGGGACCTTGCCCGGCAGCCACATCGGAACGCGACTATCTCGCGGGATTTGACGGGCTTCGAACCCGAATTCTAGATGTCGCCAAACGCGTGTACGGTTCTAAACGACAAAATTCGATCATCCTGAAACTGTCGGATTTCAGATAGCAGATTGATCGCTGGTTCGTTTTTCCTGCACCAAAGCCCTTATCGAAAACCAACCCTACAACGAGGACCCGCCGCATGCATGAACCATGGAGCAAAAGCCGCGAACGCGCAGAAGCGGCGTTCGGCTTGACACAGACACAAATGTTGTCCCGCACCAAGGAGGCTTTGAAAATCGACGCCGTCGCTACCGCCAGAAATGAGAAGACTGCGCGACTGA harbors:
- a CDS encoding LysR family transcriptional regulator, giving the protein MSREPDWHFYRTLLAVLDHGSLSAAARELGLTQPTVGRHIDALEDAIGSQLFVRSPNGLLPTDAALELKPYAETLASTSAALMRTASGHREQVAGTVRISASEVIGVEVLPPILAPLMAAHPELNIELSASDAIEDLLNREADIAVRMAEPAQDQLLFRRIGEIPLGFHAHRRYLAQHGMPQEMADLAGHRLVGFDRQTAYIRTMMARFPMPDGLPFAFKSDNPLAQISAIRAGLGIGICQTGLAAREPDLLPVLPELFRIPLDTWVVMHEGIKTARRYRVTFDALVDGLMNYVKATARKRPG
- a CDS encoding DUF1488 domain-containing protein, giving the protein MSDAAGRPRDGDLADNAIQQKNKRRIMAIAFPNRARSYDETARRIRFLGHDGMFEIRFSMDIDVLTKGPCPAATSERDYLAGFDGLRTRILDVAKRVYGSKRQNSIILKLSDFR
- a CDS encoding DUF2188 domain-containing protein, which produces MVKVVYEVVPHDGGWAYRLGNVYSEAFPTHSEALEAARIVAAEQQVGGDSAEISWQDDKGKWHEEYAEGGDRPETEVVDGTWKSHSSEASPRA
- a CDS encoding NAD(P)H-binding protein is translated as MTEINGQVALVLGATGGIGGEVARKFAARGWRVRALNRDAAKARAKAPDFDWVQGDAMHANDLMTAAQGASLIIHAVNPPGYRDWDKLVLPMLDNTIAAARSVGARIVLPGTVYNFGPDAFPVLREDSPQHPVTVKGAIRVEMERRLEVASRSGVPVIIVRAGDFFGPGAANSWFSQGMVTPGKPVNAVKNPARRGVGHQWAYLPDVAETMVRLVECAERLPSFAVYHMDGFWDADGCQMVAAIKRVAGKATRTQDFPWWIVPLAAPFVTFMRELKEMRYLWQEPLRMSNERLVCALGSEPNTPVDEAVRASLVSLGCMPPAGPEHALVQAVH
- a CDS encoding calcium:proton antiporter, with protein sequence MDIVSRLKDEMLLVLAMVVAAVAYVTEHAVLEMGRGISLIAAALLVATIVFASVRVAHHAEVLAIKVGDPYGTMILTLSAVAVEVIILAIMMSGESSPTLVRDTIYAALMLDINGILGLAALLGGLKHGEQPYNDNSGKTYGVMILTAMGISMIVPEFVPADKWHFYSAFTILAMIALYGLFLRMQVGQHSYFFSYAYPRNERKKTDPKEHSSEDSTAASIATILIGVVIIGLLAEFMATFMTEGLRDTGAPVALTAIVVAAISAAPEILTALRAALRNRMQATVNIAMGASLSTVILTVPVMEAIALYSGQPLIMAMTPVQTVMVAITLVAAAINLNDGETNAIEGMTHFILFATFLMLSALGL